A window of Drosophila subobscura isolate 14011-0131.10 chromosome E, UCBerk_Dsub_1.0, whole genome shotgun sequence contains these coding sequences:
- the LOC117891493 gene encoding voltage-dependent calcium channel subunit alpha-2/delta-3 isoform X2, producing the protein MAWSWTWPCWRLCLSLISMLIWHAPCANLQPAENINYNLVHSWADKLGMELFHLGDFITRRKEVQESFKEAKVVQRTGASIVDSMAKEIEMMMDLKVSAVRRIMDTAENTALSHQNDMADKMFSYYNAKEMLEPGDPVPPIPTPAPDMDKDIGEPLIYVQPKVVVLEPRPEFHNTPVNFNVSSVHVPVNVFDRAPDVIKAIQWSENLDQIFRDNYKNDPTLSWQFFGSSTGFMRQFPASKWRKDVPVDLYDCRLRSWYMEAATSPKDIVILMDGSGSMLGQRLDIAKHVVNTILDTLGTNDFVNIFTFDKEVNPVVGCFEDTLIQATLGNIRELKEGIENFGPKSIANYTAALTRAFEILEEAKSSSRGAQCNQAIMIIGDGAPENNREVFELHNWRDPPYKPVRIFTYLIGKEVANWDDIRWMACENQGYYVHLSDTAEVREMVLNYIPVMARPLVLGRHDHPVIWSQVYADIEDTKLSDHLWEIKQCEEQKADVLEYWQVHDRMLEPSEMHRREYRRIKETWNQPVDSNVYQFMTTVSMPIYDRRENANITEEVLINEALWELQTRETKIANILGVAGTDVPINEIKKLLSPFMLGVNGYAFIVTNNGYVLFHPDFRPIFQGYILKPAYNSVDMIEVELLDDDRPARDFNPVLMTIRDSIINQSTNSKWMLVKNHFDEMKRVNRIKRQYYWTAIKNTPFTLVISYPEQYGVSRIDIRSEQDIHRVNIKGTNIRSFFDGKRWKIHPDWLFCKQSNTTFRTPEIELLYFLERMSEPGWRWPASRSAMPPEHTAAMFSNNSSTGRYPSINEKEGYYCDRQLMQALVFDARVTEWFSKNTSFNSKDDKGNEFKQRFGVTVAFLATHSGLTRWHEFNMAEEPGVGETFSQNNKRAIDEIWYKRAVDQHFVREESFVYSVPFDAGESNSEILVTASHAIFHNEGGRSAPAAVVGFQFQHSALYKLFHNITGNACAVDDKDCYILDNNGYVIISTRVHETGRFFGEVNGAIMKRLLEENVYKRVVVYDYQAVCFESRGDNNASSMLLSPLYHVLRMSKWLLHTALWYIVQLMQLATGVSAHYAEMYSDINGTEPEPEHHHNGHGKKSDSEEHWLRYLTLHRTRLKSCDMQRELYTLYNEKDNVVYNMTAHACERPFVVLPIPFSNLILLVVDQLCPRDAALVLTVNPQTIDYHLSVNDSLACYKHAREFNRMRPQSCISRHANESNIKLCGKACSLYANLSLLLLCHILSRWL; encoded by the exons aTGGCCTGGTCCTGGACATGGCCCTGCTGGCGCCTCTGCCTGAGCCTCATTTCCATGCTCATCTGGCATGCCCCCTGCGCCAATCTCCAGCCTGCCGAGAACATCAACTACAATCT CGTTCACTCCTGGGCCGACAAACTGGGCATGGAACTGTTTCATCTGGGCGATTTTATTACCAGGCGCAAGGAGGTGCAGGAG AGTTTCAAGGAGGCCAAAGTGGTTCAGCGCACTGGAGCTTCGATAGTCGATTCGATGGCCAAGGAAATAGAAATGATGATGGATCTGAAGGTCAGCGCTGTGCGG CGCATTATGGACACGGCTGAGAACACGGCTCTGTCCCATCAGAACGATATGGCGGATAAAATGTTCTCCTATTACAATGCCAAGGAGATGCTAGAGCCGGGCGATCCCGTGCCACCGATTCCAACGCCAGCCCCCGACATGGACAAGGACATTGGAGAGCCACTGATCTATGTGCAGCCCAaggtggtggtgctggagcCGCGGCCAGAGTTCCACAATACGCCGGTCAACTTCAATGTTAGCTCGGTGCACGTGCCCGTGAATGTGTTCGATCGAG CACCGGACGTGATAAAGGCGATACAATGGTCGGAGAATTTGGATCAGATATTCCGCGATAATTACAAAAATGATCCCACATTATCGTGGCAGTTTTTTGGCAGCTCGACCGGCTTTATGCGTCAATTCCCTGCATCCAAATGGAGGAAGGACGTACCGGTCGATCTATACGATTGCCGGCTACGCTCCTGGTATATGGAGGCGGCGACAAGTCCAAAAGATATTGTCATCCTGATGGATGGATCCGGTTCAATGTTGGGACAGAGGCTAGATATCGCAAAGCATGTTGTCAATACGATACTCGATACATTAGGTACAAATGACTTTGTGAACATCTTCACCTTTGATAAGGAAGTGAACCCAGTTGTCGGATGTTTCGAGGATACACTGATTCAA GCAACTTTGGGCAACATTCGTGAACTGAAAGAAGGGATTGAAAACTTTGGACCCAAATCGATCGCCAATTATACCGCCGCATTGACAAGAGCATTCGAGATATTGGAAGAGGCGAAGTCGTCGTCGCGCGGTGCACAATGCAATCAGGCGATCATGATCATTGGGGATGGGGCGCCGGAGAACAATCGCGAGGTCTTCGAGTTGCACAATTGGCGGGATCCCCCGTACAAGCCGGTGCGGATCTTTACCTATCTGATTGGCAAAGAGGTGGCTAATTGGGATGATATACGGTGGATGGCATGCGAGAATCAGGGCTATTATGTGCATCTCAGCGACACCGCTGAGGTGCGCGAGATGGTCCTTAACTATATACCAGTTATGGCCAGGCCCCTTGTTTTGGGTAGGCACGACCATCCGGTCATTTGGTCCCAGGTCTATGCGGACATTGAG GATACGAAACTCTCCGACCATCTGTGGGAGATCAAGCAGTGCGAGGAGCAGAAGGCGGACGTACTCGAATATTGGCAGGTGCACGACCGAATGCTGGAGCCCAGCGAGATGCACAGACGCGAATATCGGCGCATAAAGGAG ACGTGGAACCAGCCCGTGGACTCGAATGTCTATCAATTCATGACCACCGTGTCGATGCCCATTTACGATCGACGCGAGAATGCG AATATCACCGAAGAAGTTTTAATAAATGAAGCACTCTGGGAATTGCAAACACGTGAG ACGAAgattgcaaacattttgggcGTGGCTGGCACCGATGTGCCCATCAATGAAATCAAAAAGCTGCTGTCGCCATTTATG CTTGGCGTGAATGGCTATGCGTTTATAGTAACCAACAATGGTTATGTACTATTCCATCCAGACTTTCGTCCAATT ttCCAAGGTTATATATTGAAACCCGCATACAATAGCGTGGACATGATTGAGGTTGAGCTATTGGATGATGATCGACCCGCCAGAGACTTCAATCCAGTGCTGATGACG ATACGCGATTCtataatcaatcaatcgacCAACAGCAAATGGATGCTGGTCAAGAATCATTTCGATGAAATG AAACGGGTGAATCGCATCAAGCGCCAGTATTACTGGACAGCCATCAAGAACACGCCATTCACGCTGGTCATCTCCTATCCGGAGCAGTACGGCGTCAGTCGCATAGATATACGGTCCGAACAGGACATCCATCGCGTCAATATTAAGGGCACAAATATACGCAGCTTCTTCGATGGCAAGCGATGGAAAATACATCCAGATTG GCTGTTTTGTAAGCAAAGCAACACAACATTCAGAACGCCAGAGATAGAACTTTTGTACTTTCTCGAGCGTATGAGTGAGCCTGGCTGGCGATGGCCAGCGAGTCGAAGCGCTATGCCCCCGGAGCATACAGCTGCCATGTTCT CTAACAACTCATCAACTGGCCGCTATCCATCAATCAATGAAAAAGAAGGCTACTATT GCGATAGGCAGCTGATGCAAGCCCTTGTGTTCGATGCCCGCGTCACCGAGTGGTTCTCCAAGAATACCAGCTTCAACTCCAAGGACGACAAGGG AAACGAATTCAAGCAGCGTTTTGGCGTCACCGTCGCCTTCCTGGCCACCCACAGCGGCCTCACCCGCTGGCACGAGTTCAACATGGCCGAGGAGCCAGGCGTCGG TGAGACCTTCAGCCAGAACAATAAACGCGCCATCGATGAGATCTGGTACAAGCGCGCCGTGGACCAACATTTTGTACGGGAGGAAAGCTTTGTCTACTCGGTGCCCTTCGATGCCGGTG AAAGCAACTCGGAGATCCTTGTAACTGCCAGTCATGCCATCTTCCATAATGAGGGCGGCAGATCCGCGCCGGCGGCCGTTGTGGGCTTCCAGTTTCAGCATTCGGCGCTCTACAAGCTCTTCCACAATATCACCGGCAAT GCCTGTGCCGTGGATGACAAAGACTGCTATATACTGGACAACAATGGCTATGTGATCATCTCGACGCGTGTACACGAAACGGGCCGATTCTTCGGGGAGGTCAATGGGGCGATTATGAAGCGTCTGCTGGAGGAGAACGTGTACAAGCGCGTCGTCGTCTATGACTACCAGGCGGTTTGCTTTGAGTCCAGGGGCGACAACAATGCCTCCAGCATGCTGCTATCG CCTCTCTATCATGTTCTTCGAATGAGCAAATGGCTGCTGCATACGGCGCTGTGGTATATTGTGCAACTAATGCAACTGGCGACCGGGGTGTCCGCCCACTATGCTGAGATGTACAGCGACATAAACGGCActgagccggagccggagcacCATCACAATGGCCACGGCAAGAAGTCGGATAGCGAGGAGCACTGGCTCCGCTATCTGACGCTGCACCGGACACGCCTCAAGTCCTGCGACATGCAGCGAGAGCTCTACACGCTCTACAACGAGAAGGACAACGTTGTCTACAATATGACAGCGCACGCATGCGAGCGGCCATTTGTCGTCCTGCCCATACCGTTCAGCAACCTCATTCTGCTGGTCGTCGACCAGCTCTGTCCGCGGGACGCTGCCCTCGTCCTCACGGTCAATCCGCAGACCATCGACTACCATCTGTCGGTGAACGATTCGCTGGCCTGCTACAAGCACGCCCGCGAGTTCAATCGCATGCGGCCCCAGAGCTGCATCAGTCGGCATGCGAAT GAGAGCAACATCAAGCTGTGCGGCAAGGCGTGCTCCCTCTATGCGAACCTCAGCCTCTTGCTGCTCTGCCACATCCTGAGTCGCTGGCTGTAA
- the LOC117891493 gene encoding voltage-dependent calcium channel subunit alpha-2/delta-3 isoform X5 — protein sequence MAWSWTWPCWRLCLSLISMLIWHAPCANLQPAENINYNLVHSWADKLGMELFHLGDFITRRKEVQESFKEAKVVQRTGASIVDSMAKEIEMMMDLKVSAVRRIMDTAENTALSHQNDMADKMFSYYNAKEMLEPGDPVPPIPTPAPDMDKDIGEPLIYVQPKVVVLEPRPEFHNTPVNFNVSSVHVPVNVFDRAPDVIKAIQWSENLDQIFRDNYKNDPTLSWQFFGSSTGFMRQFPASKWRKDVPVDLYDCRLRSWYMEAATSPKDIVILMDGSGSMLGQRLDIAKHVVNTILDTLGTNDFVNIFTFDKEVNPVVGCFEDTLIQATLGNIRELKEGIENFGPKSIANYTAALTRAFEILEEAKSSSRGAQCNQAIMIIGDGAPENNREVFELHNWRDPPYKPVRIFTYLIGKEVANWDDIRWMACENQGYYVHLSDTAEVREMVLNYIPVMARPLVLGRHDHPVIWSQVYADIEDTKLSDHLWEIKQCEEQKADVLEYWQVHDRMLEPSEMHRREYRRIKETWNQPVDSNVYQFMTTVSMPIYDRRENANITEEVLINEALWELQTRETKIANILGVAGTDVPINEIKKLLSPFMLGVNGYAFIVTNNGYVLFHPDFRPIFQGYILKPAYNSVDMIEVELLDDDRPARDFNPVLMTIRDSIINQSTNSKWMLVKNHFDEMKRVNRIKRQYYWTAIKNTPFTLVISYPEQYGVSRIDIRSEQDIHRVNIKGTNIRSFFDGKRWKIHPDWLFCKQSNTTFRTPEIELLYFLERMSEPGWRWPASRSAMPPEHTAAMFCDRQLMQALVFDARVTEWFSKNTSFNSKDDKGNEFKQRFGVTVAFLATHSGLTRWHEFNMAEEPGVGETFSQNNKRAIDEIWYKRAVDQHFVREESFVYSVPFDAGESNSEILVTASHAIFHNEGGRSAPAAVVGFQFQHSALYKLFHNITGNACAVDDKDCYILDNNGYVIISTRVHETGRFFGEVNGAIMKRLLEENVYKRVVVYDYQAVCFESRGDNNASSMLLSPLYHVLRMSKWLLHTALWYIVQLMQLATGVSAHYAEMYSDINGTEPEPEHHHNGHGKKSDSEEHWLRYLTLHRTRLKSCDMQRELYTLYNEKDNVVYNMTAHACERPFVVLPIPFSNLILLVVDQLCPRDAALVLTVNPQTIDYHLSVNDSLACYKHAREFNRMRPQSCISRHANESNIKLCGKACSLYANLSLLLLCHILSRWL from the exons aTGGCCTGGTCCTGGACATGGCCCTGCTGGCGCCTCTGCCTGAGCCTCATTTCCATGCTCATCTGGCATGCCCCCTGCGCCAATCTCCAGCCTGCCGAGAACATCAACTACAATCT CGTTCACTCCTGGGCCGACAAACTGGGCATGGAACTGTTTCATCTGGGCGATTTTATTACCAGGCGCAAGGAGGTGCAGGAG AGTTTCAAGGAGGCCAAAGTGGTTCAGCGCACTGGAGCTTCGATAGTCGATTCGATGGCCAAGGAAATAGAAATGATGATGGATCTGAAGGTCAGCGCTGTGCGG CGCATTATGGACACGGCTGAGAACACGGCTCTGTCCCATCAGAACGATATGGCGGATAAAATGTTCTCCTATTACAATGCCAAGGAGATGCTAGAGCCGGGCGATCCCGTGCCACCGATTCCAACGCCAGCCCCCGACATGGACAAGGACATTGGAGAGCCACTGATCTATGTGCAGCCCAaggtggtggtgctggagcCGCGGCCAGAGTTCCACAATACGCCGGTCAACTTCAATGTTAGCTCGGTGCACGTGCCCGTGAATGTGTTCGATCGAG CACCGGACGTGATAAAGGCGATACAATGGTCGGAGAATTTGGATCAGATATTCCGCGATAATTACAAAAATGATCCCACATTATCGTGGCAGTTTTTTGGCAGCTCGACCGGCTTTATGCGTCAATTCCCTGCATCCAAATGGAGGAAGGACGTACCGGTCGATCTATACGATTGCCGGCTACGCTCCTGGTATATGGAGGCGGCGACAAGTCCAAAAGATATTGTCATCCTGATGGATGGATCCGGTTCAATGTTGGGACAGAGGCTAGATATCGCAAAGCATGTTGTCAATACGATACTCGATACATTAGGTACAAATGACTTTGTGAACATCTTCACCTTTGATAAGGAAGTGAACCCAGTTGTCGGATGTTTCGAGGATACACTGATTCAA GCAACTTTGGGCAACATTCGTGAACTGAAAGAAGGGATTGAAAACTTTGGACCCAAATCGATCGCCAATTATACCGCCGCATTGACAAGAGCATTCGAGATATTGGAAGAGGCGAAGTCGTCGTCGCGCGGTGCACAATGCAATCAGGCGATCATGATCATTGGGGATGGGGCGCCGGAGAACAATCGCGAGGTCTTCGAGTTGCACAATTGGCGGGATCCCCCGTACAAGCCGGTGCGGATCTTTACCTATCTGATTGGCAAAGAGGTGGCTAATTGGGATGATATACGGTGGATGGCATGCGAGAATCAGGGCTATTATGTGCATCTCAGCGACACCGCTGAGGTGCGCGAGATGGTCCTTAACTATATACCAGTTATGGCCAGGCCCCTTGTTTTGGGTAGGCACGACCATCCGGTCATTTGGTCCCAGGTCTATGCGGACATTGAG GATACGAAACTCTCCGACCATCTGTGGGAGATCAAGCAGTGCGAGGAGCAGAAGGCGGACGTACTCGAATATTGGCAGGTGCACGACCGAATGCTGGAGCCCAGCGAGATGCACAGACGCGAATATCGGCGCATAAAGGAG ACGTGGAACCAGCCCGTGGACTCGAATGTCTATCAATTCATGACCACCGTGTCGATGCCCATTTACGATCGACGCGAGAATGCG AATATCACCGAAGAAGTTTTAATAAATGAAGCACTCTGGGAATTGCAAACACGTGAG ACGAAgattgcaaacattttgggcGTGGCTGGCACCGATGTGCCCATCAATGAAATCAAAAAGCTGCTGTCGCCATTTATG CTTGGCGTGAATGGCTATGCGTTTATAGTAACCAACAATGGTTATGTACTATTCCATCCAGACTTTCGTCCAATT ttCCAAGGTTATATATTGAAACCCGCATACAATAGCGTGGACATGATTGAGGTTGAGCTATTGGATGATGATCGACCCGCCAGAGACTTCAATCCAGTGCTGATGACG ATACGCGATTCtataatcaatcaatcgacCAACAGCAAATGGATGCTGGTCAAGAATCATTTCGATGAAATG AAACGGGTGAATCGCATCAAGCGCCAGTATTACTGGACAGCCATCAAGAACACGCCATTCACGCTGGTCATCTCCTATCCGGAGCAGTACGGCGTCAGTCGCATAGATATACGGTCCGAACAGGACATCCATCGCGTCAATATTAAGGGCACAAATATACGCAGCTTCTTCGATGGCAAGCGATGGAAAATACATCCAGATTG GCTGTTTTGTAAGCAAAGCAACACAACATTCAGAACGCCAGAGATAGAACTTTTGTACTTTCTCGAGCGTATGAGTGAGCCTGGCTGGCGATGGCCAGCGAGTCGAAGCGCTATGCCCCCGGAGCATACAGCTGCCATGTTCT GCGATAGGCAGCTGATGCAAGCCCTTGTGTTCGATGCCCGCGTCACCGAGTGGTTCTCCAAGAATACCAGCTTCAACTCCAAGGACGACAAGGG AAACGAATTCAAGCAGCGTTTTGGCGTCACCGTCGCCTTCCTGGCCACCCACAGCGGCCTCACCCGCTGGCACGAGTTCAACATGGCCGAGGAGCCAGGCGTCGG TGAGACCTTCAGCCAGAACAATAAACGCGCCATCGATGAGATCTGGTACAAGCGCGCCGTGGACCAACATTTTGTACGGGAGGAAAGCTTTGTCTACTCGGTGCCCTTCGATGCCGGTG AAAGCAACTCGGAGATCCTTGTAACTGCCAGTCATGCCATCTTCCATAATGAGGGCGGCAGATCCGCGCCGGCGGCCGTTGTGGGCTTCCAGTTTCAGCATTCGGCGCTCTACAAGCTCTTCCACAATATCACCGGCAAT GCCTGTGCCGTGGATGACAAAGACTGCTATATACTGGACAACAATGGCTATGTGATCATCTCGACGCGTGTACACGAAACGGGCCGATTCTTCGGGGAGGTCAATGGGGCGATTATGAAGCGTCTGCTGGAGGAGAACGTGTACAAGCGCGTCGTCGTCTATGACTACCAGGCGGTTTGCTTTGAGTCCAGGGGCGACAACAATGCCTCCAGCATGCTGCTATCG CCTCTCTATCATGTTCTTCGAATGAGCAAATGGCTGCTGCATACGGCGCTGTGGTATATTGTGCAACTAATGCAACTGGCGACCGGGGTGTCCGCCCACTATGCTGAGATGTACAGCGACATAAACGGCActgagccggagccggagcacCATCACAATGGCCACGGCAAGAAGTCGGATAGCGAGGAGCACTGGCTCCGCTATCTGACGCTGCACCGGACACGCCTCAAGTCCTGCGACATGCAGCGAGAGCTCTACACGCTCTACAACGAGAAGGACAACGTTGTCTACAATATGACAGCGCACGCATGCGAGCGGCCATTTGTCGTCCTGCCCATACCGTTCAGCAACCTCATTCTGCTGGTCGTCGACCAGCTCTGTCCGCGGGACGCTGCCCTCGTCCTCACGGTCAATCCGCAGACCATCGACTACCATCTGTCGGTGAACGATTCGCTGGCCTGCTACAAGCACGCCCGCGAGTTCAATCGCATGCGGCCCCAGAGCTGCATCAGTCGGCATGCGAAT GAGAGCAACATCAAGCTGTGCGGCAAGGCGTGCTCCCTCTATGCGAACCTCAGCCTCTTGCTGCTCTGCCACATCCTGAGTCGCTGGCTGTAA